Sequence from the Panicum virgatum strain AP13 chromosome 5N, P.virgatum_v5, whole genome shotgun sequence genome:
ATTGTGTGAGTCCTCATCAATCAATTGGTGCACCCACTTTAATCTGCATGGCCTTGTGCTCTCTGCCGGCTTGAGAGATATTGGTTTAGGGATCCATGTATGCCTCCAAATTTTGATTTTCCTGCCATTGCCCACACGCCAGATAGTTCCTTTCTTCAGTAGCTCCAAACCAAACATTATAGCCTTCCAGGTCAGAGACACAACAGAAGGGAAAGCTGTATCTAGCAGGTTACCATTCGGGTAGTATTTGGGAAAGCCACAAGCCTCCATGCTTGTCTCGTTAACAAGGCCTGGTTAAAGATTTTTTAGTCCTTGAAACCCAGACTGCCCCTATCTTTGGATCGGGTGAACTTCTCCCATCCAGTGAGTTTTACGGCGCCCTTTTCTTGCACCCACCAAAAGTTTATGATCCCCCGTTCCAACTCCTCACAGACCGTGGCCGATAGCTGGAAGACGCTCATGATGTAAGTTGGAATAGCTTGTGCCACCGATTTGATCTGAACCTCCTTTCCTGCGGATGACAGATGTTTCTCTGTCCAAGCATTCATCCTTTTCGCGAACCACTCCTTTAGCGGCTGGAATCTCTCTTTTTTCTACCGCCCATCCGGCGTGGGGAGACCCAAATTCTTGGCCTCGAACTGGACTTTCGCCATACCAAGAATATTGCAGATTTCCTGCTTCACCTCCGGAGACACACTTTCATGAGCCAACAGAGAGCACTTTGTTGGGCTCAGCAGTTGTCCCGTGCCGAGTTCAAAGCTTCTGATCACCTCCTTCACTCGCCTAGCTTGGTCGGCGTTCGCCTTGAAAAATAGTAGGGCATCATCCGCGAAGATGAGATGGGAAATACCGGGCGCTGCCCGTGTTATCTTCAGCTCCTCCAGATTGCTTGACTCGATTTCCTGCTGCAACGTCATTGAAAGAGCATCaacaacaaacaaaaataaGTACGGGGAAAGAGGATCACCTTGGCGTAGACCGCGTGTTGGTGCAAAGGAGTCAGTCAGGACTCCGTTGAAGCAGATAGAGAAACATACAGAGGAAACACAAGACATGATCCACCGTACCCGGATGCTATGAAATCCAAGCTTCAGGAAAGCTTTTTCCAGAAAAGCACAATCAACACGACCGTATGCTTTTGAGAGATCCAATTTATAAGCACAAAAGTTTGTTTGAGCTGAGGAGGAGTTTTGGATGGCATGCAAACATTCGAAAGCGATAATGGCATTGTTTGTTATCATTCTTCCAGGGATAAAAGCACTTTGGCTTGGTGATATGATGTCCTGCAGTAGTGGCCGGAGCCGATTTACCAAGCATTTTGACACAATCTTGTATAACACATTGCAAAGACTAATCGGGCGAAAATCAGTTAGCATTTTTGGATGGGGAACCTTTGGAATAAGAACAACAACCCTGTCATTTACCTGATCTCGCATGACTCCATCCTTGAAAAAAGTGTGCACCGCCCCAATTGACTTCTTCCCTGACGACACCCCAGTTTCGCTAGAAGAAGCGCGCTGGAAATCCATCCGGCCCGGGTGCCTTTAACGGTCCAATTTGGAAGAGAGCATCACTAATCTCCTCATTAGAAAATTCCTTGAATAGATAGTTATTCATATCAGCAATCACTTTTTCATTCAGGTTATTGACCATGCAATCAGGGATAATACCATCATCTTTCCTATACAAACTTTGAAAGAAATCCTTTGCCATATTTGCCATTTCAGATGAATCATCGCACCACTACCCATTATCGGCCTTCAGtcactttattttatttttccttcatcTCCACATAGCTTTCCTGTGAAAGAACTTGGTATTTCGTTCACCTTCCTTTCGCCAAGAAATTCTTGAACGTTGGAGCCACATCATCTCCTCCCGGTACAACAACCCATTCATCTCGAAGGCTATCTTTCTAGCTTCTGCACGACTTTCATCATCTGTCCCTCCTTGCGCGGTGCCAAGCTTCTCGTGTAATTCCTTCAGTTTTTTACGTACCGAACCAAACTTAGCCTTACTCCACTCCTGGAGGGATCCCATGACCTCCTTCAGCGGTTGTGCCACCGAGCCTAACTTGGCTCCAGGATGCGCCCTCCCCCATGCCTCCTCTACCACTTCTGGTAGGGATTCTTCTCCCTCCCACATGATTTCATACCTTAGAATCTTGGCACCCTCTCCTGCTCGGACTGACGGGGATGTACGCATAAGGATTGGGCAGTGATCGGAACATGGCGACACAAGATGATACACTGTGGCATGCTCAAATAAGTTTGACCAGGATGAGTTAGCCACCGCCCTGTCCAACTGAACCCGCACTTTCCTCCTACCAACCTGCTTGTTATCATATGTCCACGATGTCCCCGAAAAGCCAAGGTCATGCATGTCGCACACATCCAACACGTCCCTGAATGCTTCCATTCATCGCTCATTTCTTCGCGTTTCCGAGAAATGCTCAAACTGCCACATAAGCTCATTAAAGTCCCCCATAATTACCCATGGTTTCTCTGATCTGAGCCGAATATGTTTCAATAGCTCCCAAGTAAGATGCCTGTCCTCCGCCCTTGGTTCGCCATATATGAAAGATATGCGCCAAGGATTTGCCGATGGATACCCCAAAATCTCAACATCTATTAGCTTGTTtgagattgtgatcggatcaaCCTTCAACGATTCATCCCAGAATAGAGCGATACCTCCACTCCTACCCACGCAACTCCTAGCTAGGCATCCTTTCAGGCCCAAACGCCAGCGTAATGCCTTCATTTGATCTTCCGTTTGTCTAGTCTCCGACAAGAACACAAGCTTGGGGCTATAGGACTGCACAAAGGCAGCCAAATCACGAACTGTCCGAGAGTTCCCCACCCCCCGGCAGTTCCAGGCTAGAGCATTCATTTGTCCTGACAGGGCTCAGCACGAGCTCCCATCAGGTTTGCCTCATGAAGGTTAGTTTGTCTGCTGCGTTTTGCAGGAGATTCATTGGTCAATTTAGCTCTGTCAGAGTTTTGTACAGACTACAAAAATACCAATATTTCTAATACTTGTATATTTCTGAACAGATAAACATCCTGGACAGTGGATTTTAGGAGGGGGTTGGAACAATGATGTTTGGGGAGGTGATTTCCCGGCTGCTGCTTGGCTGGACGATATATCACCTGATAATCCAGTGTGTTTTTCATACTCGTGAGTTGAACCTCTTCTGAGAAGCCATGCAACAGGGCTGCCAGCTGACTTGTTTCAATTGCAGGTCTGGCTCTCACGCATGGATGGTCATATGGGCATAGCCAACTCATTAGCTATGAAGATTGCTGGGATTGACAAGACCACAAATGATCCAATTGGTGGAACTATCATGAGAACAGCTGAAGGAGGTAACACAACTAATTAACATGGGCCTTCAGCCCTATACTACCCCAGTGTTACTTTGTAAAGTAAATATGGCTGCTTAGCACACACAAACTATTTAATTGTAAGCATATGTATGTTGTTACTAGaaaaaacaaagaagaaaaCTCAAAGCAAGTTATTGTTACCTCATTGCTAGTTTTTTCATTAAATTTAATGGCTAGGAATAACCAGATTATCTGACATTTATTGTTACTTGTAGAGCCTACTGGTCTTCTGGTGGATACTGCTATGGTGCTTATGTTTGATGTTATTGAAAAAGTTTCTATCCATGAAAGAAGGGAGGCACTTCTTAGAGCAAGTAGGCATGCCCTAATGAGGGGGGTGACTACTGTTGTTGATGTTGGAAGTTACTTCCCTGGAGCCTCAGCTGAGAAAACATGGCAAGATTTTTCAGGTATTCTGTAACACTTTTGCTAGTAAGTAGTAACCCTAGGGCAACATTTAGAAGGATCCACTTTTGTACTTATTTCATCTATGATCTTCTTTGTACTCTCGAGTCCTGACTTAAGTATTGCTATGACTACAGATGTCTATGAATGGGCTCACTCTATGCAAAAAATGCTGATCAGAGTATGCTTATTCTTCCCAATGCCCACATGGGCTCGTGTTTCTGTAAGCTTACTTCTTGAATTATGCCAAGCTCTTCTGTTATAATCCGTTACTTTACGTGAATATACCTTGAACATACATTTCTTGTCTTTTAGGATCTTATCAGTGAAAATGGTCGATCGCTTAGTCAATGGATCCATCTAGGTGGTGTTAAAGCTTTTCTTGATGGTTCTCTGGGTTCTTCAAGTGCATTGTTCCATGAGGTAAATAGTTTGTCCCTCCTCTACATACCAAGCCACTTAGGTTTTCCACTTTCTTTTTTAAGTTCTTTTGGTAAACTTTTGCAGCCTTATGAGGGTGATCCTGGCAATTATGGTCTTCAAGTGACAGATATGGATAGTCTTCTAAATAGAACTTTAGAATCTGACAAATCTGGACTTCAGGTAGACGCATTTTCTGTTTGACTTATCCTTCAGTTTAGCAACCATCATTCTAGAAAGTTATAATGTTTTCATTTTCTTCAGGTCGCAATACATGCGATTGGGGATAAAGCTAACGACATGCTGCTGGATATGGTCGACAAGGTTGTTGATTTGAATGGAGTGAAGGACCGTAGATTCCGGGTATGTTCTGATAGCATACCGCAGGgttgttttcttttctctcaCTCTGCTTGATAGAACTTGACCTGAATCTTTGCATATGAAATCAGATTGAGCATGCTCAACATCTTGCTCCAGCTGCAGCAAACCGCTTTGGCAAACAAGGTATCATCGCATCGGTGCAGGTAAACTATTCCATTCCATTGCTATTTTACTTAGAATTCTCAAACTCTGCGTATATTTGGTGTCATGCTTTGCAAAGCTGACTGCAACTGCAATCTCCATCTGAAATATATGCCTTACTGTTGACAGCCAGATCATCTATTAGATGATGCCGACTTTGCCGCAAAGAAGATTGGGTTTGACCGCGCACAGCGAAGTTCCTATACGTTTCGGTCACTGTTAGCTGGTGGCGCGCAGCTAGCTTTTGGTTCTGACTGGCCTGTACGTAATTCTACAGACGTCTCAGTAACTGAAATCTGTTTTTTCAGTTACCAGATACACTGTTTCTGTTTTGCAGGTTTCAGATATCAACCCCTTACAAGCGATTCAAACCGCAATCTCTCGTAAGCCTCCTGGATGGGAGGTCCCCTGGATCCCTGCAGAACGTTTGTCGCTCGATGAATCGCTGAAAGCGTAAGTCCTTGTGCAGTTTAACGTTCTTTGACGTACACATCTTGCCGCAAATAATCGCCATTGGATGTCTCTAACTCTGACGAACGAGAACAGGCATACGATATCTGCTGCCTACGCCTGCTTCCTGGACCACGCCGTGGGCAGCCTCTCTCAAGGGAAATACGCCGATTTCGTGGTCCTGCCTTCCACTTCATGGGACGCCTTCGCCAGCGATCTACCAGCGCACGTCCTGGCCACTTATGTGAGCGGCAAGCTGGCCTACCCGTGAAGCATACCCAGATCGGGTGGTGC
This genomic interval carries:
- the LOC120672546 gene encoding protein LONG AFTER FAR-RED 3-like isoform X2 codes for the protein MDGHMGIANSLAMKIAGIDKTTNDPIGGTIMRTAEGEPTGLLVDTAMVLMFDVIEKVSIHERREALLRASRHALMRGVTTVVDVGSYFPGASAEKTWQDFSDVYEWAHSMQKMLIRVCLFFPMPTWARVSDLISENGRSLSQWIHLGGVKAFLDGSLGSSSALFHEPYEGDPGNYGLQVTDMDSLLNRTLESDKSGLQVAIHAIGDKANDMLLDMVDKVVDLNGVKDRRFRIEHAQHLAPAAANRFGKQGIIASVQPDHLLDDADFAAKKIGFDRAQRSSYTFRSLLAGGAQLAFGSDWPVSDINPLQAIQTAISRKPPGWEVPWIPAERLSLDESLKAHTISAAYACFLDHAVGSLSQGKYADFVVLPSTSWDAFASDLPAHVLATYVSGKLAYP
- the LOC120672546 gene encoding protein LONG AFTER FAR-RED 3-like isoform X1 translates to MTTPMPQPLLTSPDKHPGQWILGGGWNNDVWGGDFPAAAWLDDISPDNPVWLSRMDGHMGIANSLAMKIAGIDKTTNDPIGGTIMRTAEGEPTGLLVDTAMVLMFDVIEKVSIHERREALLRASRHALMRGVTTVVDVGSYFPGASAEKTWQDFSDVYEWAHSMQKMLIRVCLFFPMPTWARVSDLISENGRSLSQWIHLGGVKAFLDGSLGSSSALFHEPYEGDPGNYGLQVTDMDSLLNRTLESDKSGLQVAIHAIGDKANDMLLDMVDKVVDLNGVKDRRFRIEHAQHLAPAAANRFGKQGIIASVQPDHLLDDADFAAKKIGFDRAQRSSYTFRSLLAGGAQLAFGSDWPVSDINPLQAIQTAISRKPPGWEVPWIPAERLSLDESLKAHTISAAYACFLDHAVGSLSQGKYADFVVLPSTSWDAFASDLPAHVLATYVSGKLAYP